In Candidatus Atribacteria bacterium ADurb.Bin276, the sequence GGTTCTTCTTTGTGACTCCCGGAGGAAGGCTGGCATATCGAGGTCATCTTCAATCACAATTCTACTTTCAATATCTTCTTCAACTTCTAAAGATGGAATTTCTTCTTCCTCTTTTTCAAAACGAGTTGCAATAACCGTTACCGAGACCTCATTGGTCATGGTTTCGTCGACTTTGTTCCCAAATAAAATATCCGACTCTATACCAGCAGCGTTTTTTACGATATCAGTGATATCTGTTACCTCATGAAGTGTCATATCTGGGCCACTGGTGATGTTAAGGAGAATTGATCGGGCACCTTTAATGGATATTTCTAATAACGGACTATAGATCGCTTCTTCAGCTGCATGTTTGGCCTTTTCCCTTCCTCGGCCGTGTCCAATGCCAATTAATACTGTTCCAGCACCGGTTAGAACGGTTCGTAGGTCAGCCAGATCTAAGTTTATATCTTGAGCAGATGATATCAAATCAGTTATTCCTTTAACCGCCTGATAAAGTATGTAATCTGCTGATTTAAATGCTTCTTGGAAAGATGTGTCTTTTTTAGCTACTTGCATAAGGCGGTCATTGGGTATGACAATAAGGGCATCTACGGTGTTTCGCAGGGCTTCGATACCAGCTTCAGCTTGTATCTTTCTCTTATTCCCTTCAAATTGAAAAGGTTTGGTGACGACACCGATGGTTAAAGCTCCAGCTTCTTTGGCAATCTGGGCTATAACCGGACTTGCCCCGGTGCCGGTGCCTCCTCCTAAACAGGCAGTTATAAAAACTAATTCGGAACCATTAATAAGATCAACGATTTTTTCCTTATCTTGACGGGCAGCTTCTTCACCAATACGAGGATTGCCACCAGTTCCCAAACCACGAGTGGCACTAATTCCGATTTGCAGCTTTTCGTTTGCCAAAGATTTTTTTAAAGATTGAATGTCGGTATTAACGGCTACTAAATCAACACCATCCAAACCTGATTCAGCCATTTGGTTTACAGCATTGTTCCCTCCCCCTCCTACTCCGATAACCTTAATTATTGCTAACCGTTCGGCTGCTTCATCTTTTTTTGACTTTGTTGATGCTACCTTTTTTACAGTTTTAGGAGGGAGAACACCTTTTTCTTCTACTGGTGTCGTTGGTGGTGTTGTGCTTTCATCGACATCAAGATTTTTTGTTGTATCACGAATAAGCTCACGTTTGAAGTCTATTCTTTCGGAAAAGCCCCTTTTCAGGCTTTTCTTTTTCAAGTTCAATCACCTCTTTCGCAAGTGAAAGATAATCCTGTGCTCCACTGGATTCCGGTTCATACTCGATTACCGGTACACCATGACTCGAGGCTTCAGCTATAGTAATATTTTTGTGAATGATAGTTTGAAAAGTTCGATCTCCAAAATATTCTTCAATCTCGTTCATGACTTCCCGATACAAATTGGTCCGGATGTCGGCTATGGTAATTAAGACGTAGACTTCCGGGTCATGTTTCAAGCTTTCTCTCATTATGTCAACGGTTTCGACAAATTCCTGGATACCGCGTAGAGCAAAATAATGAGGTTGAATAGTAACAATAACTTCTCGACAAGCTTTTAAAGAATTAATAGTCAAAATTCCCAATGATGGTGGGCAATCGACTAAAATGTAATCAAATTGTGGTTTTGCACGTTGGATACCGGAATTTAAAAAATCTTCTCGACCCAATTTATCGATCAAGCGATATTCTTCACCAGCCAGATCAATATTTGAAGGAGCAATATACAGATTTGGGGTTTTAGTTGGAATAATGACATCATTCAGCTCCAAATGAAAGGGGCTTCGATTGGGTTCGAGTACATTTAAAATTGTTTTTTCAAACTCGTTGGGTTCAAAACCAAGACCAAGAGTAGAATGAGCCTGAGGATCCATGTCAATTATTAGAACCCTTCGGGCATGATAAGCCAACGAAGCACCTAAATTGATACATGTTGTTGTTTTGGCAACCCCACCTTTTTGATTAGCAACCGCAATAACTCTCATAATTCCCCCTTGTCGCAAGAAACAATTATGAAAAATATCTCATAATCAATGAAACAAGTTATTTCGATGCGACAGGTCCAAGATTAGTTTATAAATACGAGTCATTTCATAAACAAAATAACGGTTAACATAGGGAAACTCCATTTAAACCAATAATGAACCTCTTTAATCTCCTCCTTTGTTTAAATTTCCTTTCCCTATGTTAACCGTCGGAAACCAAAGCGTCAAGTAAATTTTTGCCCCTATCCAACTATTCCTGAGCAAAATAATATGAAAATTATTATTACTTTTCCTGACCCATTTTATGAAGAACTTCAGCACTTCTTTGCAAAAGTTGAAGAGCGGGAGGTCCATATTTTACAACAATGGTTGCATAAAGAATATCCGTCACGAGGAGTTGAGCAATTCGGGAAACGGTAGATTCACCAAAGAATCCTGATTCTTCACAAGCGGCGGTCAGAATGCAGTAATCAGCAAGTTTTGCTAATGGAGAAGATTCATAGCTGGTAATGGTCGTGACGACAGCTTTGTTTTCTTTAGCTTTTTCAGTTGCCATTATCAGAGAAGGATTGGTTCCAGAGTTCGAAACAACTATGATTAAATCTTCAGGACCGGAATGTCCGGCTGCTATCATCATTAAAGGGAGATCGGTATAGATATTGCAGTTGGTATTTAAACGGCTGAGACGGCCATAAAGACTCATTCCGGCAATGGTAGATTTTCCACTGCAAAAGATACAAATTTTGCGTGCTTCAACAGCTTTTAAAGCAGTTTTTTCGATGATATTTTTATCGATTTGCTGGAGAGTGCTT encodes:
- the soj_1 gene encoding Sporulation initiation inhibitor protein Soj, whose product is MRVIAVANQKGGVAKTTTCINLGASLAYHARRVLIIDMDPQAHSTLGLGFEPNEFEKTILNVLEPNRSPFHLELNDVIIPTKTPNLYIAPSNIDLAGEEYRLIDKLGREDFLNSGIQRAKPQFDYILVDCPPSLGILTINSLKACREVIVTIQPHYFALRGIQEFVETVDIMRESLKHDPEVYVLITIADIRTNLYREVMNEIEEYFGDRTFQTIIHKNITIAEASSHGVPVIEYEPESSGAQDYLSLAKEVIELEKEKPEKGLFRKNRLQT
- the murR gene encoding HTH-type transcriptional regulator MurR, translated to MAQNKPPLIIKIKSNYSSFTPSLKKVADYLFTHFEDFTHMTINEVAKQSGVSESTLTRFSQKINMKNFQALKIQLAHELGGVEEDKELIYGEIRFQDSMEAIIQKIFLAQEEVSKSTLQQIDKNIIEKTALKAVEARKICIFCSGKSTIAGMSLYGRLSRLNTNCNIYTDLPLMMIAAGHSGPEDLIIVVSNSGTNPSLIMATEKAKENKAVVTTITSYESSPLAKLADYCILTAACEESGFFGESTVSRIAQLLVTDILYATIVVKYGPPALQLLQRSAEVLHKMGQEK
- the ftsZ_2 gene encoding Cell division protein FtsZ; this translates as MKKKSLKRGFSERIDFKRELIRDTTKNLDVDESTTPPTTPVEEKGVLPPKTVKKVASTKSKKDEAAERLAIIKVIGVGGGGNNAVNQMAESGLDGVDLVAVNTDIQSLKKSLANEKLQIGISATRGLGTGGNPRIGEEAARQDKEKIVDLINGSELVFITACLGGGTGTGASPVIAQIAKEAGALTIGVVTKPFQFEGNKRKIQAEAGIEALRNTVDALIVIPNDRLMQVAKKDTSFQEAFKSADYILYQAVKGITDLISSAQDINLDLADLRTVLTGAGTVLIGIGHGRGREKAKHAAEEAIYSPLLEISIKGARSILLNITSGPDMTLHEVTDITDIVKNAAGIESDILFGNKVDETMTNEVSVTVIATRFEKEEEEIPSLEVEEDIESRIVIEDDLDMPAFLRESQRRTPTPPEEKTRTDEILSFFRKQRRE